Within Thunnus thynnus chromosome 15, fThuThy2.1, whole genome shotgun sequence, the genomic segment TTTGGCATATTTCCACTGCTACAACTATCATCAATACTTTTATTAACACTTCACTACAAcacttatactgtatatgtaaagtCAATTAATTTATACAGCAACAActgttgaccaaagtgctttacatagaaatttaaaatacatttgttttgtcttgtttttttaaaatttagtaTTAGTACTATTGTTAAattatgttgtgttgtgtgttattattattattattattattattattattattaataataataataataataataataataacaacaacaataataataataattagtctaaaaatattccattacaagtTCAAGTACAGAGGTATTCTCAGACTTCTTtcagagtgttatattattgtagtatattatattgtttgtttttatcactatCAAATACATGTAAGAGCATTTTCATGTTGTAGTTCATCAGTGTGAAGCCAGTTTTAGATACTTTGGGTAGATTTCTAGTAATAGTATTGCATCATATTACATAGTGTagcatatgttttttttaaataataataataataatgataataataataataatgatatactttatttatatagcaccattCCCACAGTAATGCAGCTAAAAGTGCATGAGagattgaaaaagaaaaagcagacgACTAAAAACAATAGTTggaatattaaaatacattattttatgtaaaatcttatctgaaaagtaactagtggactaaaaagtacaatatttccctctgaaatgtagtgaagtgaaAGTACagagtagcataaaatggaaatacccaagtaaagtacaaatacctcagaTTTGTACTTaggtacttaagtaaatgtacttagttactttccaccatcGCAGACAGTTAATACAGAAGCGAACTAAAACTCAAATGATGCCGGGCAGCCTGGTTAGAAAAGCCCACTCTGCTGCTTACACAGGCGGACAGACTCACATTGGACAGTTCGGGTGCCTCCAGCCGGGTCACGGTGCCTCTGCTCCGGGTCGCTGGAGGGTCCAGGGGCGGGTACTCGGAGCTCCTGGCCGGCCTCTGTTGCTGCTGCGGCGGCGGTCCGCCGCTGTGGTCCGCGTCCCCTTTGCCTCGAGCGCGGAGCGTCACCATGGTAACGCCGCACACACAAGCTTAACGCTAGACGTTAGCTTACCGGTTAAAAATTAAGTAGAGAAAAAGAAGGTGAATACGGTGATTATCACGGCCAAGTCTTTAACGGTTGTTTCGCCGTGATGAACGGACTGCTGCTCCGCGCTGTACCcgctgaaacacaaacacacccgaACACTTGATAAACTGATACAGACCAAACGTCAAACCGCTGTGTGGATTCAAAAACGTTGTGTTCTCTGTTCTGCCGCCACCTAGTGACGTCATGACGTAATGTAcgtgtgtaaaaacaaaaaattcttAACAAATGTCTACAACGCTTCTGATCTGTGttagtcagtggtggaagaagtactctgATACTTTACTTTGgtaaaagtaccagtacagcaatgtaaaaagtacataagttcataagtattatgaacttgatgtagttaaagtattgcagtaaaagtacataagtattatgagcttgatgtagttaaagtattgcagtaaaagtagtggtttggtccctctgactgatattgttatatatgacatcattagattattaataatgaagcatcagtgttagagcagcgtgttactgttgtagctgctggaggtggagctagtttcaactactttatatacagttagctagtttagtccagtggttcccaacctaggggtcgggcccctccaaagggtcagcagataaatctgaggggttgtgagatgattaatgggagaggaaagaagaaaaaacaaagttctgatacacaaatctgttttcagtttttggactttttctctaatctttgatttttgttgaaatattggattatttgaacatttattgaaatgaaagcatgtgagaagtttagagggaataatcactatttggtggagctgttaacaactcatagacatgtgaaatgtgaccccgactacacactgctttttgtaagacgtcaaaagccaaaaagctttggaaaccactggtttcatctttaacaatgtgttgtattttaaaagcttgttatattatccattgtgttaaatctttatctgaaaagtaactaaagctgtcaaataaatgtagtggagtagaaagtacaatatttccctctgaaatgtagtggagtggaagtataaagtagcatcagaTGGAAATACTTAAAGTATAAGTAGCCTAcctcaaaatgtacttaagttcagtgcttgagtaaatatacttagttactttccagcacCAATGTGAATGTATAttgatttaaaatctttttctttttttcttttttcttttttttttttttttactatttcttTATGCTGCTCCCTTACTCCTGTCTttctatgtgtgttttgttcctGGCTTTAAGTTGTTTGTTATTCTGtaatatgtgttttgtttaataaagaaaagcaaaaaaaaaaaaaaaaaaaatcttccctTAACGTGAATTCtgtgtaaaacatttgcaaCCTACTTCATGTAATACCTGATTTTAACAGTGGAGGGCCCTCCTATCTCACTTTCAAATGGAGGTCAGCACAGCACACAACACATTCACTGTTCTGAGACAGTACTGTATTGTCATGTCGTATCATTATTAATCAACCTGAAATATTCACAGAGCAGAGGCGGGAGATGAATGTTTgacaaataattaatttgtcAATTGTGTGTAATTTCCTATAACActaagaaaaacaataaaacactggtgaaaaaagaaaggtgaaaatgaaagttttcaCACTTTTCACTGACAGTAAATGTGATCATTGTCAGAACACgtctgaaccacaaatctatgttttaattaatacctcatcagtcattaataaatagGTGATTAATCCATGATTAAACTGTCAGAGAACAGACAGTGTATTCTTTAGCTTTTTCACTATTCACTGGAAGTGGTgtccagggacccccaggggtccttgagggggggCATAATTCATTTTCACCATAATTCCACCCAtgagtaacacaatgacagaatgtgcGACTGTtctggtcatgggtttcatacactttctgtaataaaacatttaaaagaagaaatctTATCAGGTGGGGGTACGTGGTCTAAGTTTAcggtccttgacatgaaaaagtttgagaatcACAGCACTATATTGAATAAATATGGCTCACATTAAACACAGAACACCCTCTATTTAAGTCTATGTCTATGTCTAGTCAAGACATCACTGGCAACAAGAAACTTTACTAAATCTGAATTATTATCAGCTCAACTGCATATGCTGAAGTTACAGTACTGTAATATGTAACATATGAAGTTACCGTTGAGCTTCAAcccttattttcatttactcaTTAACTCATAGTTCATTTATTTTGCAATATGTCATCTGAGCCGACATTTTAGGCGTCCAGGAAATAGGATCCATCTTGACTCTTTGTCAAATTTTAATACACTGCAAGAAATATCAGGAAATATATTTCAGCAGGTCATTTCAGCAACTCTTAAgtctttaaatatgtttttctcaaAGGGAGTGATAAAATTAGTCTGTGTAGCCGGGCAAAATGATTTTCATACATAATTTTTTCTATAAATTCTCTCaaatttgggtttttttttcttgcaggtGAAGATTTCTGCTTTGTTTCAAAACTAAGAATCTTGCTTGTGATATATTACAATTATAATACAATGATAATATTGAATTATATGGAACTAAATTGAGGGAAAAGTGTGATTTATCTCTTTTGATAACACCTTCAGTCTGTCTGATGAAACATTGTTCTTTCAAACACCACATGAGACCATATGACTTATGAATGCGgatcattttttacagtgtagtgcaTGAAGGCTTGGCTTGTGCAATagaaatgaaagtaaaagtaaaaaccCATGAAAAGCGCTGACACACTGGCTGTCAGCAgggttttattttaaacttcAGCTCAGTTTTTTCCTGTCAGAATCATCTCTTCTGCCTTCACCTTTAAAGATGCTCCACAGTTTGAAGCCCTGTGAGCTCCAGGCTGGAGGTTTCTGCTTTGAAAACAGCCGCAGGTAAAGGAACACTGCATCCATTTTTACTGCTGGTACTGAAGCTAAAATGGAGGTCAGGAGGAAATGcgtgtttataaaaaaaactgctcatGTAGCCTGTGATCTGAAGCTGAAGTGTGTCTGTAGTCCATTCTGAGTTTATAAAACCTTTTCATCATTACTCATGACCTCTTGTAGTATCCTCAGTGTCCCTACAGCATTCTTGAGATTGATTTGAAGGATTTGAAGTGAGTCTAGGGCTGTAAAGTGAGAAGCTGTGAGAGTGAGGTTTACAGTGTATAACCTAAAATCACATGTTTGTCTCagagggctttacaatctgtaaaaGATACAACCCACTCTGCCCTTACACCCCCGATTCacataacaataaaatgaaacattgcCAGAAAAATCAACAGAGGAGGGATTCATCATCCAGGACGGACAGACATGCAGGTTTCATTGGTTCAGAGTAGAAAGAAGAATCAGTGTAGAGACACAGAATCACAATATTTAACCAAGAaatacagagcagcagagctgccagataacaaaaatacaagattAGTAAGATATCATACTTTTAATTCCATTGCTTatccacaaaaacatttttccataAAATCATATAACAAGACAATAGACTAAAATGCATTCATGTTGAAAAAAGGTACAAaggtaaaagtacaaatattgCCATATTTAGCTTGAATTATAGACTGAGTTACTTAGATCTAAAAATATTACTCATGTGAAGCAATAATTCAGATTTAGTTGTGTAATCTGACTCCTCCTGTGCACTCACTGTTGATTTCATTGTGGTATTGTGTCACTGTAAGTTTACGTTTCTATATATTAATTATTGGGCAGTATACAGATATCAGTGCATGTCCTTAATGCTAAATATATAGCCACATTTCAATCAGGAGGGATCAATTGGAATtgtattattatctttattgaATTTAGGAACATAGAAATACTGTGGCGATTAGACTCAATCGAtgtaaaccagtggttcccaacctgcgGGTCAGGCAAACATGAGTGGTCATGAGATGGTTacaggacaggttcacaattttctaaatgtgtcttaaaacaacagacaggtgtccatatgaacagtgaaagaggtttttccttgctgtaatcattcctcctgttcatactggctattaaaagatccccttcaaatgcactttcaatgtaagtgatggaggagacaggagagttGGAGTGAATTGATatataaacatgtttctgtCTCCTGCTTGTTCCAGAAACACAGTTTTGGAGTCCAGTTTGTCAGAGCTCGGCTTCAAAGCTCCCAACGCCAGAAAGACCGGGACAACCATCGCTGGTGTCGTTTACAAGGTGTCTACAtggttttcagtctgaatcCTTACTAACAGGAACACACTGATATTTTGAGAAATTGTAATATACTCAGATTTAGATCAGTTTAATTTCTCTGCACCCAGTGCTCTTATTTTCTAGAGAGTTTCCTGGAAGTTGTTCAGGAAGTGAACCAGGTGTTCGTTTTTTCTGTCCCCTGTCCACCAGGATGGAGTGATCCTGGGAGCAGACACCAGGGCGACAGACGACATGGTGGTGGCCGACAAAAACTGCATGAAGATTCACTACATCGCTCCTAAGATCTAGTGAGTAGAAGTAAAGTTTGATCTTCAGTTCCCCATGTGGGATGGGACAAACCCCGGCTGTATCCTTGCTTGTATTTCTGATGgtagaaatatgaaatatgatgtGATGTTAAACGAGAAAATGCTCTCAGAAATAAAAGTTGGAGATGTTTTGAGCAAAGTAAAACTCACGTTCATTTTCTCATAAAtgtgaaactctcctggttgaatcatcagtacaaaagatgaagaACTGTTTTAGAAAATGCCTGGCTCACtaataaaaagtcaaatgtaCAAGACTGTGGACATAAAAAGTGAAGGAGAGGAGTCAATTTCGACTCACAAGATGCATTTTAGTAGGAAACTGACAGGTTTGTGAGTGTGAAGTACCTGGAGgaggacccaaatgcagacatCACGGCAGGATAGGTAaaagaaagatattttattaaatcaatatCCAAAACCAGGCTTACAGCCAGCAACAGGAAGGCAGTCCAAACCAGTAAACAGAGGAGACTGTCCTCCgaagaaaaacagcacaataCATTGTAATGTCAGTCACCCAAAAATGTCATATAGTTaggtttgagtgacagatgccatccaGCAGCCATAATAATTATGACCCAGAccagtggtgcagttcagatgatgtatatatatgtggacagatttcctcattcagaccAAACCATGATCTGaacaacagtcaagtgtccatatgaacagtgaaaaaggttttcctcacagttatcattcctcctgttcatactgtgTAGGAATTTGCGCACTCAATTATCTTCATGATTTTATGAGGGAATTATGagttattattgtgcacaactccaacatgaaatcatttgtccagtgacataactcatattagagtaggtataataatagggaaatagtcctccttgttggccacacaagatgaggtcaattagaattatgattgttattaatcttaattatgattttgcaaaGGTATAGGTCgtttaaggttaagtgactgagatgcaagcacaagaaaacaccaacaagttcattttagttacatacacattaattactaatactacagctacaagtactaaacactacaacattttacagacaagacacaagagggaaagggaaactgGTAAACAAGGCTATGGCTGGTGAATGATTGACATGCATGATGCACTTATCTATTGTGTAGTTGTtatgagagacctgataaacagatgagatggGTGTTACCTGAGAAGCAGTGAGTCAAATCAACGGTACAACAGCTTAGTTCTGGTTTCCAGTTTAAATTACAAATCATGAAAGCACCAGGGTTTAAGCAAGCTGATGAAGATTTTGTAGGACTAATTGCTTGCTCTCTGGGGAGGCTTCTTGTGGACAATGGAGTCCAATGTGCTTGGGTTAGAAGCTGGAGTCTAGTTCTTGTAATGATGAGTAAGTCGGCCAGTTGGTTGAAAAATTCCCATTGGAAGAGAGCTCCTGGTTTATGCTCTCCTAAGCTCGACCCTCAACTCATGACTCTACATGCTGAGGTTTCACCTCCTGTTGTTCTGAATCACATCTTCAAACTAACAAAATGCAAGCTTTCAACTGGCATGGTATTAAACATGATAGTGTTATCAAGGATGATGGAATTATGTTTGTATTATGGTAATTATGCCTTGTGCTGGTTTGCCCAGTGATCAGTtcttggggtgggggggggtcgTTTATCCAAATGGCACTATCAGTTCACACTGGGGTGTGAATTGGTCTTCCCATCTTGCTGGTTCTTGTAGCTTGAAGGATCACAGGTGGTTTAGGTCAGTGATCTGGTTtggtgaccatgcaggagatgggggttccttatctgatcctttctgtttgcaggaggtTGTTTAGATGGTCTGGTTAGTGGGGAGTTTGTGTTATATATCATTGGCCAGCATTCCTGGGGTGTTGTTGAAAGAGCTGGTCTCTTGCTTGAGGCTTGTGCTGTCTACCTTTgaaacatgcagggactttatCTTACAACTGGCTATTAAAatatccccttcaaatgtgctttcaatgtaagtgatgggggccaaaatccacagtgtgtccacacagtcattttgtgcaaaaatgcatgtaaaagtttattttaagttcatatgaggcttcagcagtctgagttagtcatatcaagttgatatctgccacatttacagtcttttcagcattaaattccctttttgtgtcgtcagacagtgtttcctttttgagctgtggtggaagtatagtaacaaaaagatatatataaacttttaaatacatttttgtatagaaggaggactgtggattttgtccctcatcacttacattgtaagtgcattatgaagggatcctctaatggtcagtatgaacgggaggaatgattacagcaagaaaagccTGTACTAGCACAGGCAAATGATGTAAACTAAGTAAATATCACTTGGGACACAAAGTAAGATCATAATAAACAATATGAGAAACATCCAATGTTACATTTGTTAAACTgtgtcatgtgtgtgttgtagctGCTGTGGCGCCGGCGTTGCCGCAGACGCAGAGGTCACCACACAGATAATGGCGTCCAACGTGGAGCTGCACACACTCAACACCGGGCGACCTCCTCTCGTTGCCATGGTAACCCGACAGCTGAAACAGATGCTGTTCAGGTGAGGAGATTAAACGAAGAGATAGATGTGTGCAGGACAACAGGTTCAATAAAGGGAAGTAACACTGGTTTCCCACAAAAATACATCCAAAAATGTCTCAATAATTgttaaataattatttgtgtctTAGAATTAAAATTTATTCAAGTTGTGCCCAGTTAGATTTTTTTATCCAATTTTAATCATTGTCTATCTTGTTCAACAAGACATTTTTGGATTGATAATGATTTGATCTTGATCATGTATTGAGTCCCGCCATGAACTGTACATATAATGACGTCAGCACGATGTGATTAATTCAGTGTCCATAAATGCCCGGCTCTTTGTCATGTTGGCCATTTGCCTGATGACAGAGATTAACAGGACAGAAAAGTCACATCACTAGTAGTCTGTTGCATGTTGTCGTGATGTCTGTCTGGTTTTTCAGGTACCAGGGTCACGTCGGGTCATCTCTGATCGTTGGAGGAGTCGATGTGAATGGAGCTCACCTGTACAGTGTTTACCCACACGGCTCCTACGACAAGCTGCCCTTCCTCACTATGGGTATGCGTTAATGTGTATTCATGTAGTGTCTCtacttgtgtatatatatatatatatatatatatatatatatatatgtggtgAGGAGGCTGTGCAGGTGTCTGGGTGGTGAGATTCTGAGAAAAACCTGCTCATTTAAACCTGACTGAACTAAAAGTAATATTTGATTGTGGTTTCAGGTTctggtgctgcagctgctgtctctGTATTTGAGGACAGATTCAAACCAAACATGGAGGTGAGACTGACATTCAGTAGTGGTTTGTCTGTTATTCTAACTGTATATCACCCAGTGCAAATGGTACAATCAGGTTAATGGGCAAAATATCTATTTTGTCTGCAATAATCTGACTCGTCTTCAGTCTGCTTTTGATGCTTTCCAGTTATCcctttttaattcttttaaatgcacaaaagaGCAAGTACACAGTATTTTCCTCCTCCATGAGTGACTCTGACTATCCtgccattaaaactttaaattttaCCCACATTACTCTTGTGGGTAAAATCAAATAGTCATACAAATACTGAGGAATTTAGCTTTGTTATTCAACATTTATATtcaacatttgatttaaaaaaaagaaccaagTTTCTTATCTAGAGTTAAAGGCTGATTGTctttttcaaactgtaaaactgtataTGACtaatatgactaactcagactgctgaagcctcatataagcttcagatcaaccgcacacaaaatgacacactgtgtggacacactgtggactttaacccccatcacttatattgaaagcacatttgaaggatattttaatagccagtatgaacaggagaaataacagtgaggaaaacctctttcactgttcaaatggacacctgactgttgctttaaaacactcttgaaaaactgtgaacctgtcatttaagtttgaaattaaattagCACAAAACAGTGAAGCACTCCTCCAAAAAGGCCACTAGAGGCTTGACTGCACCTCTAGTGATGTTATGTTCAATATTCTGTCCTGTCCTTGATAACTCTTCTACAGTAAATTACTTcctttcctttattttcctcctcttcctctctccctcacagctggaGGAGGCGAAACAGCTCGTACGAGACGCCATCACCGCTGGGATTTTCTGTGACCTGGGTTCAGGCAGCAACGTGGACCTGTGTGTCATCACCCAGGCCGGGGTGGAGTTCCTGCGAGGCTACGACAAACCCGCGACCAAGGGCAAAAAGTGAGCCACAAATGATATATTATAGATATATTTTCatgaactgaatatatttgtgtgaATAGAATTTTTCttacatttcatagacaaaagGATTTGGTAATTAATtgagaaccccccccccccccccagtacAGTGCACTTTAGGATGATGAACAACTCTAATTAATACACTTTTTGCCTTTGTCTTGCAGGGAGGGACAGTACAGGTATAAGCGCGGCACCACAGCCGTCCTCACCAAAACCATCACCCCGATCTCTCTGGATGTGGTCGACGAGTCTGTTCAGACCATGGACACTGAATAAAATACTCCATATGTAGTCGTACGTCAGTGTACtggtgaaacaaaaacatgtggTCAAAGGGTTTAGAACTGGTTGTTTAGTATCTATAAAGCATCACTGTTAAGGAAGTAGTTTTCCATGACATCATAGTTTTAtgcaataaaaccttttttttgttaaatgatcAGTGTCTGCAAGTTATTTGTTGACCCCACCTGAAGGGCCAGGAGCCTGCTCTTTTACTTCcagcttgtttttctttatttcttctctcTAAAACTTTTTCTAAATCTTCCAAGTTCCCCAGTGattggggccaaaatccacagtgtgtccacacagttattTTGTGATTCTTGAAGCTATTATTTAATTGAAATACAATTATTAAttgtgatatattattattattagtagtagtagtagtagtagtagtatcattatcatcattattattattattatctttaaagtataattttaaaattttattctATGTAAACTCTGCTTGTGAAATCTATGTAAAATCTGCTTGACTGGCTTTTTAAACAGATTTCCAATCAGCTTTCTTCTGTTTCCATTCAGTCTCAAGGTGCGTTTCAGTCTTCAAGCCGGACGAGCTCGATTTATGAAGTAGTCTCACTGAAACGTACAATGTGTACGCTGAGGCTCA encodes:
- the psmb10 gene encoding proteasome subunit beta type-10 translates to MLHSLKPCELQAGGFCFENSRRNTVLESSLSELGFKAPNARKTGTTIAGVVYKDGVILGADTRATDDMVVADKNCMKIHYIAPKIYCCGAGVAADAEVTTQIMASNVELHTLNTGRPPLVAMVTRQLKQMLFRYQGHVGSSLIVGGVDVNGAHLYSVYPHGSYDKLPFLTMGSGAAAAVSVFEDRFKPNMELEEAKQLVRDAITAGIFCDLGSGSNVDLCVITQAGVEFLRGYDKPATKGKKEGQYRYKRGTTAVLTKTITPISLDVVDESVQTMDTE